Proteins encoded within one genomic window of Candidatus Zixiibacteriota bacterium:
- the speD gene encoding adenosylmethionine decarboxylase, translating to MKILGRHLVVELSGCNTDILNDQQLLEKHLNEAVRKSGATIVKSVFHRYNPQGVSGVVVIAESHISIHTWPEYGYAAVDYFTCGTSVDPYRAHHYLKEQLEASEAVCQELPRGIPSDHDEIVSHKPVASSGI from the coding sequence ATGAAGATTCTCGGACGTCATTTGGTAGTGGAGCTCTCGGGCTGTAACACTGATATCCTTAACGATCAACAGCTACTCGAGAAACATCTGAATGAGGCCGTCCGAAAATCCGGCGCCACTATTGTCAAATCGGTGTTTCATCGCTACAATCCGCAGGGTGTTTCGGGGGTAGTGGTAATTGCCGAGTCCCATATCTCTATCCATACCTGGCCGGAATACGGGTATGCCGCGGTCGATTATTTCACCTGTGGTACTTCAGTTGATCCATACCGAGCCCATCATTATCTCAAGGAGCAGCTAGAAGCATCTGAGGCAGTTTGTCAGGAGTTGCCCCGCGGCATTCCATCCGATCACGACGAAATTGTCAGTCACAAACCTGTGGCCTCTTCCGGAATATAG